The Phycisphaeraceae bacterium genome segment GAGCGCAGCGGCGCGACCACAGGCGCCGCCACCGACGGTCTGGGGGCGATCTTCCCGCCGATGGTCTACATCCAGATCGCCCTCAACGCGCTGGGTTATCCGCGGCACGACCCCATCGTTCGTCACGCCGAGCGGGAGCTGGATGCGTTCTTCATCGAGGCGGGCGAGCACATCCGCATTCAGCCGTGCTTCTCGCCCGTGTGGGACACCGGCATCGCCCTCTACGCCTTGTGCGACGCGGGCCTGGACGCCTCGGACCCGCGCATCGAACAGGCGGCCGCATGGCTCCGCTCCAACCAGTGCGAACACGTCGGCGACTGGGTGCGCAATCTCAAGCCGCAAGATCAGGCCAGGTATCTCGTCGGTTCGGCCTGTCCCAGGTTTCCACGGGAATCCTGGACGCCGGGTGTGGAGGCGGGCTGGACAGCATCGGCGCACGCTCTTGTCACTCCACCGCCGCGCCCCAGGCCGCCCGCGGGCTGGTGCTTCGAGTATCACAATGCGTGGTACCCGGACGTGGACGACACGGCGATGGTCGCCATGGCTCTTCGACGCGCGGGCGGCGCGGCGAACCACGAATCGGCCCGGCGCGGCGTCGAGTGGATTCTTGACATGCAGAATGATGATGGCGGGTGGGCCGCCTTCGACCGCACCGTCGATCGACCCATTCTTGAACTCATCCCGTTCGCCGATCACAACGCCATGCAGGATCCATCCTGCCCGGACATCACGGGACGCGTGCTGGAATGCCTGGCATGGCACGGCTATACGAAGGATCATCCGGCGGTCGCCAAGGCCATTCGCTACATCCGATCGCGTCAGGAGCCGGACGGCTGCTGGTTCGGCCGCTGGGGCGTGAACTACATCTACGGCACGTGGCAGGCGGTGATCGGACCGATCCGCACGGGGGTGCATCGCGACGAACCGTGGGTTCAGCGGGCGGGCAAGTGGATCAAGTCCATTCAGCAGCCGGACGGCTCGTTCGGCGAATCGGCGGACACCTACGAGATGCCCATCGCACGCGGCCAAGGTATTCCCACGGCGTCGCAGACCGCCTGGGCGTCGATGGTGCTCTTCGAGATCTTCGGTCCGCATGACCCGGATCTGTCGCGGGCCATTCAGTGGCTGATGAAGACCCAGATGACCCCGGAGCAGGCCGCCAACCGCGCATGGAACGTGGATGGCGATCGCGCCGGCTCGTGGCGAGAGCTGGAGTACACGGGCACCGGATTCCCGCGGGTGTTCTACCTGCGCTACCACCTGTACCGGCTCTATTTCCCGCTGATGGCGCTGGCGAGATACCGCCGGAGCGTGAAGCCGCTGCCCGGCGGGCTGCCGCACCTTGCCCGGATGCGGGTTCCGGTACCGGCGGCGGGATGACGCACGGCCGGTTCCCCGGCTCGAACAGCCCGACGCCGATTCGCTCACGCCATCAGCCCTTCGGCGGCATGGGAGCACGCCCCGGAGTCGTCGGCGGCTCTCCTGCGGCGAGGTCGTTTCGCGTGGTTCGGCTCCAGAGCGGTACGCCCGCGCGATACGAAGCCCGTCCGATCAGGTGCGAGGCGATCGGCGCGGTGGCGAAGAAGAACAGCACCACCATCATGGCCTCCACGGCGACGGCCGCCGAACCGAAGTGAATCGCCGCCGCCAGCACCACGCAGACGACGCCGAGCGTGCCGGCCTTGGTGGCGGACTGCATGCGGGTGTAGAGATCGGGCATCCGCACCACGCCGACGGCGGCCAGCAGCCCGAAGCCGCAGCCCAGCAGCACCAGCACCACGATGATGACGTCGGCGATGGTCATGGCGCCTCCCGTCGCTCCAGGTAGATGGCGAACGCCGCGGTTCCGAGGAAGAGAATCAGCGCCGCCACCAGCGCCACCGCCAGCAGTGAGAAGTTGCCGGTGACGATCGAGAAGACGCACAGCACACCCACCGCGAGAAAGCCGACGAGATCGAGGGCCACCACCCGATCGGCCAGGGTGGGGCCGGCGACCACGCGCCATAGCGAGGCCAGAATCCCCAGCCCGAAGGCGCCGCCGCCCACCAGGAACAGCCAGTGCGTGGGATCGCCGCCGGGAGGGATCATCGCGTCACCTTGAGAATGCGGCGTTCGAAGCCGTTCTTCACGGCGGCGATCGCCTGGGCGTCGTCCTCCACGTGCATGAAGTGAACGAACATCGCGCTGCGGTCACGCGACACGTCGAGCGTCAGCGTGCCGGGCGTCAGCGTGATCAGCGAGGCCAGCAGCGTGATCTCGGTGTCGGTCAGGTCCGGCTCCAGCGGCACCCGAAGCACCGCCGGACGCAGCGTCCGCAGCCGCGACACCGTGTATCGCGCCACGCGCAGATTGGCCAGCATGAGTTCGTAGAACGTGAAGCCGGCCAGCTCCGCCGCGGCCATGGTCCGTCTCGCGTACGCGGGGCGCCGTCCGCCGGGGCTGCACAGCCAGAGCACGATGTAGCCGATCACGAAACCGATGAGCAGGTTCGACGGCGTGAAGGGGCCGATCAGGGCAGCCCACAGCAGCGCCATCAGCAGGTTGGTCCCCAGCGTCATGGCTCACCTCCACCGACGGGTCCGGCGCCGTCCGACCCGGACGATTCGCCCGGCGGCAGGACCGCGCCGATGTAGATCGAGGAATCGAGCAGTTGTCCGGCCGTCTCACGAGCCAAGCGGTAGACGGGCGAGGCGCCGACGCCGATCATCACGCTCAGCAGCGCCATGGCCGCCACCGGCCCGCGCATTGCCGCCCGACGATGCCCGGTTGGCGCCTCAATTCCATCGGTCCTCGGCCCCGTGGTCGCGGGTTCTCCCCAGAAGGCCTCGGACCAGATCTTGGTCATTGACAGCAGCGTGAGCAGACTCACCGCCAGCGAGACGGCGACGATGACGTACGCGCCGGTTTCCAGCCCGCCCCGCACCAGCGCCAGCTTGGCCCAGAAGCCGGAAAGCACGGGAATGCCCGCCAGGGACAGGGCGGTGACCAGGAACAGTCCCGCCAGGGCGGGATGAGTCCGGATCAGCCCTCCCAGGTGCTTCAGTTCCGTGGTGCCGCGATCCCGCAGCACCACCCCGCTGATGAGGAAGAGGTTGGTCTTCACGATGATGTGGTGCAGGATGTAGAACACCGACCCGGCCAGAGCGATGCCCGCCGCGGCCATCGCCCGCTCCGTATCCTGCGACGCGCCGCCCAGCACGCGGATGGCGAGCCCCAACCCCATCAGCATGTAGCCGATCTGGCTGACGATGTGAAACGAGAGGATGCGGCGCATGTCGTTCTGCGCCACCGCCCCCAGCACGCCGCTGAGCATGGTGAACCCGGCGACGACCAGCAGCGCCTCTCCGAGCAGGGCGTGCTCCTGGTCAAACAGGAGCGTGGCGGATCGGATGATGGCGTACACCCCCACCTTGGTCAGCAGGCCCGCGAAGAGCGCCGACACCGCCGGCGGCGGCGTGTGATACGAAGCCGGCAGCCAGAAGAACACCGGAAACACCGCCGCCTTGATGCCGAACGCCACCAGCAGCAGCGCTCCCAGCGCGGTCGCCAGACGTGGATCGTTCAACCCGTCCAGTCGCTGCGCCAGGTGCGCCATGTTCAGCGTGCCGGTCGTCGCGTAGATCAGCCCCACCGCCGACAGGAAGAGGATCGACGAGACCAGATTGAGCGTCACGTACTTGATGGACCCTTCGAGCTGCGCCCGCTCGCCGCCCAGCGTGAGCAGCACGAAGGATGAGAGGAGCATCAGCTCGAACCAGACGTAGAGGTTGAACAGGTCGCCGCTGAGAAACGCGCCGGAAACGGCCGCCAGAAGCGACAGCACGAGCGGATAATGCCCCTGCGCCGCGCGGCGGTCATCGGTCGCCCCGATCGAATAGACCGTCACCGCCAGCCCCACGATGGCGCCCAGCAGCACCATGATGGCGGCGAACAGATCAGCCACCAGCGCGATGCCGTACGGGGCGGCCCATCCGCCGACCTCGACCACCTGCACGCCCTCGCGGCGCACCATCGCCAGCAGCGCGACCGCCATGCCGGTGACCGCGGTCATGGTGGCCGTCGCCAGGGCGGCCTGCAGGCGCGCCCGCCCCCACGCCGTTACGCACAGGGCGGCGGCCAGCATCGGGAGCAGAATGGGCAGCGTCAGCAGCATTGATCAGCGATCCGTGGTGGTGAACGCCGCCAGGTCGTCGGTGCCCACGTCCTGGTAGGCGCGCTGGATCAGCACAATGGTGTATCCGACGATCCCGAACCCGATCACGATGGCCGTCAGCACCAGCGCGGCCGGCAGGGGATCGCTGTGCGGCTCGGCGGGCAGCATCATGCCCGCCTCCACCAGCGGGGGCCTGCCCCGCACCGGGCGTGCCGAGGCGTAGATGAGCAGGTTGGCGCCGTGACTGATCAGCGCCAGTCCGATCACGAGTTTCACCAGACTGCGCCGCAGCAGCATGTACGAGCCGGCGGCGAAGAGGGCCCCCACGCTAAGCGCCAGCAGCAGGTTCATGTCGCGACTCCTCCAGTGAAAGCACCATCAGCAGCGTCCCGCCCAGAACCACCAGGAACACACCCACGTCGAAGAGCAGCGGTGTGCCGGCCTTGAGCGCCTCAGGGAAGCCCGGCGGACGGAACGACAACCAGAAACCGTGCAGGTACGCCGCCCCGGTCAGCAGACCCGGAACACCGCTGAGCGCCGCCAGCAGCAATCCGGCACCGATCATCCGCTTCGGGTCGAGGCGCAACAGACGGCGCGCCTCCGTCCCGCCGTGAGACAGGGCGTAAAGCGAGTAACCCGCCGCCGCCAGCAGGCCGCCCACGAAGCCGCCTCCAGGTTCGTTGTGCCCCCGAAGCAGCACCACCAGCGACAGCAGCACCATCACGGGCAGCAGCACCTTGGACGCGGTCCTGAAGATCAACGAGTTCACGACGCCCCTCCCTTTCCGTTCGGCGAGCCGGCACGAAGCCGCAGCAGCGTGAATACTCCCACCGCCGCCACGCCGATCACGAAAACCTCGCCCAGCGTGTCAAGCGCGCGGAAGTCCACCAGGATCACGTTCACCACGTTGCGGCCGTACGCTTCCGGCACGGACCGCTCCACGAAGTAGGTCGAGACGGTCTCCGGCTGCGGTCGTGACGCCGCCATCAACGTCAGGGCCGCCATCATCGTGCCGACGGAGCCGGCGATCACGCCGTCCACCAGTCGCTCGCCCCGGCTGGTCAGATTGCGGTACCTGGGCAGATTGAAGATCACCAGCACGAAGATGATGACAACCAGCGTCTCCACCGCGAATTGCGTCATGGCCACGTCGGGCGCGCCCAGCAGGGCGAAGAACAGCGCGATCACGAACCCCACCACCCCGATGACCGCCACCGAGGCCAGCGCGGTTCGCTGCATGGTCGAGGCCGCCGCGGCGCTGACGATCGCCAGCACCATGGCTCCGTCAAGCCATGACTCGGGCCAGTGAGCCGCCGAGGCCAGATCAACCGTGAGGTGGCTGCGAATCAGCGCCGCCACGCCGACCCCCAGCGCGGTCAGGAGCGTCACGCGCAGATAGGCGCGCATGCTGCCGTTCTGCAGCAGTCGAGTCTGCGCCGTCGCCAGCCGGAGCAGCCCCGCGAAGAGACCCTCGTACCACCTCGCCGGACCAAGCCGGGCGACCTCGTCCAAGGGAGCACAGGCCCGCGCATAGACGCCCCGGCCCATGAACAAGCCGGCACCCGCCAGCAAGGCCGCGATGCTCAACCAGGTGGCGGTCGTCGGCGGCCAGAGCAGCCCCACCGCTCCGAGTTTCACCGCCGGGGGAGCGCCGCCCTCGATGGACCCCGCCGTGGCGCTCACCAGCGGTTCGGCGAAGAGCCCCGGCGCCAGCCCGGCCACCACGCCGCCCACCGCGAGGGCGATGGGGCCGAGCAACTGAAGCCAGTCGGGATCGTGTCCAGGCGTTGCGGCCGAGGCGCGGCCCAGGAACGGCATCACGCCCGCCAGCAGCGCCGCCATCACGGTCAATACCGCGCTCAGGACCATGCCGGCCGTCAGGGGCGCCGCCCACATCACGTGCTCCAGCCCCGCCTTGAGCATCAGTTCCTTCCCGACGAAGCCCATCAGCGGGAACATGCCCGCCATGGACAGCGCGCCGCCGATCGCCGCGGCGAAGGTCAGCGGCATCGATGTTCGCAGTCCGGCCAGCCGGTGCGGCTCTTTCTCCCCCGTTTCATGCGTGATCGACCCGGCCACCAGGAACAGGCATCCCTTGAACATGGCGTGGGCCAGCAGGTAGGCCGCCGCCGCCTTGGCCGCCCCCAGTCCGATGAGCATCATCATCGTGCCCAGCGAACTGACGGTGGAATACGCCAGGATGCGCTTGAACTGGGTCTGGCGTGTGGCGAGGAACGCCGCGGCGAGCATGGTCGCTCCGCCCACGATGACGAGCGAGTGATCCCACAGGGCCGTACCGCCAAGCACGGGGTGCAGCCGCGCCACCAGGTACACGCCCGCCTTCACCATGGTGGCGGAATGCAGCAGCGCGCTGACCGGCGTGGGGGCTTCCATCGCGCTGGGAAGCCAGAAGTGAAAGGGTGCCATGGCGCTCTTGGTGAACGCTCCCAGCAGCACCAGGACCACGATCACCGCATAGTGCCCGTGCTCACGAATCGGCGCGTCCAGAACGCGACCGATCTCGAACCCGCCCGCCGACACGCCCAGGAGCACCAGGCCGGCCAGCAGCGCCAGACCGCCCAGCCCCGTCACCAGCAGCGCCTGCAGCGCGGCCTTCCGGGCGGCAAGGCGTTCGTGCTCGAAGCCGATCAGCAGAAAGGACGTGATGCTGGTCAGCTCCCAGAAGATGAAGAGCAGGATCAGGTTGTCCGCGAGCACGAGCCCCAGCATCGCGGCCATGAATCCGATCAGCGTCGCCGCAAATGTGCCCAGCCGAGGATGCTCCCGCAGGTATGAGGAGGCGTAGAACACCACCGCCCCCCCGATGAAACAGATCAGCAGCGCGAAGAGCAGGGAAAGACCATCCAGTCGAAAACTCATGGCCACGCCCAGTTCGGGCAGCCACATCCACGACTCGACCTGCGCCGTTCCCGACGCCACCGCGGGCAGGTGCGCCACGAAGGCGCACCCAAGCAGCACAATGACCGTCGCCATCGCCGGCAGCGCGAACCGGGGCGACCATCGCCACGCCACGGGGGCGATCACCGCCAGCAGCGTCAGGATGCCGATCGAAGCCGTCATCATGAAGTCGCTTCCTCACCCGGGACACCTGTCTCGGGCGCTCCTCGAGGCCCGCAGCCGTCACTTCGCCGCGGCATTCCGCGCCGGATGCACCTGACCACGCACCCGACGACGGACCGCGTGCTAGCGTACGACGCTTGGCGTTCCACGCCAACGCCGCGAGAGCGATCATTGGTCGCGGCGCCGGCCGCCCCGGTCACCAGGCCGATCCGCGTCGTACGATGACGCATGCGCATCACCGTGCTGCTCTTCGCCCACCTGGCAGACGCCTTCGGTGTGCGCTCGTTGTCGCTGGACCTGCCCGAGGGAGCGATGGCGGGCGACGTATTGGAGGCGCTGATCCGCCGCGCGCCCCAGGCGGCGCCTTTCCGTGATCGTCTGGCGGTGGCCGTGGATGAACGCTACGCGCCAGCCGATCAGCCGCTGCGCGAAGGAGCGGTCGTGGCGGTCATTCCGCCGGTCAGCGGAGGATGATCGCGCGTTCTCTCAGATCGCGCGGCGGTCTACGCCACCGTGACGCTTCGTTTCCAGAATCCCAGCCCCGCCGCGTCCTTGGCCATCCGCAGCGTCTCCTCCGCCACGCGGTTGGCGCGCCGCGTGCCTTCGCGCAGCAGGTCGATGACCAGGTCGTCGCGGCCTTCGTACTTCGCCCGTCGTTCCCGCATGGGTTCGAGCAGGGCGTTGATGGCGTCCGCCACCTCGACCTTGATGTGGCCGTCGCCGATGTTGTCCCCCGCGGCGTATCGTCGCTCCAGTTCCTTCACACGTTCGGGGTCGGGAATGAACGTGCGCACATACTGGAACAGCGCGTTGTTGATGTCACCGGGGTCGGTGGGGTTCATGCGGCCGGTGTAGAGCTTGCCCATCTTCTTCTTCACGTCCTTGGGCGAATCGGAAATGAAGATGGCGTTGTTGAGGGACTTGGACATCTTGTTGACGCCATCGGTGCCGATCAGCCGCCCCACGGGACCGACATCCGCGCGGGGGATGGGGAACACCCCGCCCAGCGACGGGTGGTCGTCATCCTCCGCCTGGTCCGAGACCTTGCAGTAGATCTGGTTGAAACGCCGGGCGACCTCGCGCGTCAGTTCCAGGTGCGGCACCTGGTCTTCCCCCACCGGCACGCCCACCGGACGGAACGAGAGAATGTCGGCCGTCTGCCCCACCGCGTACAGGGGAAAGCCGAAGGAATACGCGTCGCCCAGCCCCTTGAGCTCGATCTCCGTCTTGAGCGTGGGATTGCGCATCACGCGGTTGAAGGGCAGCAGCATGGCGAAGAGAAACGTCAGCTCCGCGATGGCGGGCACCTCGCTCTGCAGGAAGATCGTGGCCTTCTCCGGGTCGAGTCCCATGGCCAGATAATCGCGCACGATCTCGAGCGTGTCGGCGCGAATCTCGCCCGGCTTGTCCACCCGCGTGGTAAAGGCGTGCATGTTGGCGATGATGATGTAGCAGTCGTGGCTGTCCTGCAGTTCGACGCGCCGCCTGACGCTGCCCACGTAATGCCCCAGGTGGAGCCGCCCGGTGGGCGTATCGCCGGTGAGGATGCGGGGCTTGCCGCCAACGGGGCGTGATGACGTGGAGAGTTCGGTCGCGGTCATGGGGAGGGCAGTGTATCCGCGGATTGGCGGCGATGAAGCGACGGATCAGGCCGCCCTCCGGCACGCAGCATCCTGATGAACCTGGCGGCTGGGAGAATCATGGCTGCGCGGCGCTACCATCGGAACTCGAACTCACGCCCTGGAGAATCCCATGACCTTTGCTCAGATGACGCTGCCTGAGTTTCAGCACGAGATGGCGACCACCCGGAAGCTGCTGGAGCGCCTTCCTGAGGACAAACTCGGGTGGAAGGCCCACCCGCGCTCCAACACCATCGGCTGGAACGCCTGCCACCTGGCCGAGATCCCCGGCTGGGCGGTCAACATCCTGACCGAGCCGTTCTACGACATGAATCCGACGGGCCGGGAGCCGTACAAGACGCCCAACCTGACCTCACGCAAGGCCATTCTCGATCTCTTCGACGCCAATGTGGCGGCGTCGGCGAAGGCCATTGCGGGGTTCAAGGACTCTGCGCTGATGGAGACGTGGCAATTCAAGGATCACGGCCAGGTGCTGCTTGAAATGCCCCGCGCGGTGGCCTTCCGCACCTGGATCATCAGCCACACCATCCATCACCGCGCCATCCTGAGCGTGTACTTCCGGCTGAACGACATCCCGGTGCCGGCCATCTACGGCCCATCGGGCGATGAGCAGGGATGACGGCCGCCGACGGGCGCGCAACCGTCGCTCCGGAGCGTTGGCCATGACCGGAGTTCGCTGTCGTACGTCCACCTCAGCCCCGACGTGGACGCGAATGAAATCATGGACGACGACCCGCGCTCTGCGAGCCAATCTGGATGGTATGCACCTCGCGGCGAAGGACCGGCTCGCGTCCGTCGGCTGGCTCGAAGCGGCAGATCAGGTCGGCGGGCATGAGCGGAAACGTGTCGCCGCTGGTGGTGAGCAGCGACAGGTTGATGGCGTAGGTCAGCCCGTACAGGGTCTGCCCGACCTTGGCGGACTCGAGTTGCTCGCCCCCGATGCGCCATTCACAGATGGGAATGGCGCCGGGCCGATCAGACTGGCCGGCGATATACAGCGTAAAGACGAAGGCGCCGTCCTCGTAGATGGGCGTCGGATGCGGCTTGGCGAAGAGGTACGCGGCGACTTCGATCAGGTCCGGGTATCCATTCCCATTGGTGTCGCGCGGCTTGGGCGCCACCTGAAGCACGACCGCATTGGCCTTGGCGCCGGCCGGCGCTGGCTCAACGGGGCGCGGCTTGGGCGGCATCGGACCCGACCCCCCGGTGTGCGTGACCTTGACATCCCGCCCGCAACCGCCCGATCCGAGCACGAAAAGGCCGAACACCAGGGCAAAGGCCGTCAAGGCGATGGAAACCGGATGCAATCGTGACACCCGGAACACCGGAAGAATCGCCTTGCCGCTCGGTGAAACGCGACGTTTCAGAGCCGCGATCCGAGGCGTGAAGCGGCTTGCCCACCGCGACAATCGACAACCCACCCACGACACGCATGGCGCCGCTGACGAATGTCGCCTGACGGCTGATGGCTGACGGCTGACGGCTGTCATCCACGTTCTCACGGCAGGTCCACCCTGTGGCTCTTCGTTGACTTCGTCTCCAGCCCGTCAAGCGGACGATCGATCCGCTTGCCGCTGGCGTCGTACAGCCCGCCGGTGCCTTCGAGCACGCCGCGTCGGATCTGCTCCTTCACTTCCTCGGGCACGGAGAGGCGGTCAATCTCATCCTGCGTGGCCTCTTCGACGCTCCGCCGGATGGATCGCGGCATGTCGGTGGGGCTGGTGATGACGTGCGGCGTCAGCACGATCAGCAGTTCCGTCTTGGCTCGCTGTTCGCTGCGGCTGCGGAAGAGCGCCCCGAGAATGGGCAGATCAGAGATCCACGGCACGGCTTCCTCGCGAATCTCGAAGCGATCGGAGATCAGCCCGCCGATGACGATGGTCTGGCCGTCGGCCACGGTGACGGTGGTGTCGGCCCGCCGCTTGGTGATGATGGGGGCCGAGAAGTTCTCGTTGACCTGCGTGGTCCGGGCGGAGAGGTTGGAGATTTCCGGGTTGATCTCCATGCGCACGTAGCCGTCGGGGTTGATGGTGGGCGTGACGTTGAGAATCACGCCGATGTCCTGGGCCTCGACGGTGGAGACGACCTGTCCGCTGGTGATCGACTGTCCCGTGGGAACGCGGATGGTCTCGCCGATCTGGATTTCGGCGCGCTCGTTGTTGGCGGCCATGATGGAGGGGTTGCTGAGCACCTGCAGACGCCCCTGCGACTTGAGGGCGCGGATCAGCAGGTCAAAGTCGGTGCCGGCCACCGACAGGTTGGGAACGCCCATGCCGGAGAGGAACGCGGAGGCCAGTCCGAAGCCGCCCCCCACGTTGACGTCGCCGAACTTGCGGCTGGCGTTGAACTTGACGCCCCACTCGTCGCCGCCGTCGAGGGTGATCTCCGCCAGCAGCACCTGAATGAGCACCTGCGGCGGATCAACGTCGAGCTGCTGGATCATGTCCATGACGCGCGGCATGTAGCGCGGGCTGGCGGAGACCAGCAGCGTGTTGGATTTGCGGTCGCCGATGATGGTGACCTCGCGCTCCAGCAGACGGGTCGCGGCGCCGAGCTGGTCCACCGGAATGGTGTCGAGCAGCTTGCGCTGATCGGCGTCCACGAAGTTGGCGACCACGCGGGCGACCTCCTCGGCGACGGCGTTCTTGAGCGGGTACACCAGCTGGGTGCGCTCGTTGCCCGTCTCGGAATCGAGCTGCTGCACCACCTGCTCCACCAGGTCCAGGTAGCGCGGCGTGCCGGCCACGATGAGCGAGTTGGTGCGGCTGTCCACCGTGATGGCCAGCTGCTTGCGCTCGTCCGGGACGGTGGTGAGCTGCGTCATCGAGAGGGGCATCACCTCCCCTTCCAGCCCCGCCGGGGGCTGCTCGGTGACCGGCGTCAGCACCTCGCGGTTGGGCGTGCGGAACAACTCGGCCAGAATCTTGGCCGTCGCGTCCGCGTCGGCGTTCTGCAGGGTGAAGATGCGCAGATTCTGATTCGACGCGGTGGACTTGTCCCATGAATCAATCAGCTTGCGGATCAGAGTCATGGACTCGCGCGGCGCCGCCACGATGACCGAGTTGGTGCGACGATCGGGCGTGAGCGAAATCGTCTCGCGGATGGCGGTCGAGATTTCAATCTCATCCGTCGCATCCTGACGCACCACGCCGTCCTCCTGCGCCGCCTCGGTGATGAGCTTGAAGATCACCGACTGCTGCGCGTTGCGCCGTCCGGTGGTGCCGGGGCCGCGCAGCACTTCCTCCACCAGCCCGACGATCTCCAGCGGGTCGGCGGCGGTGAGCGTGAT includes the following:
- a CDS encoding squalene--hopene cyclase, which encodes MSQQPGMIDPDRLDASLQAAIDALFSLQKPDGHWCAELQGDSILASEYLLMKFILGQENAPMRDGRTAAEVLPRIANWMRSMQRADGTWGQYPGASMDVSATVKAYFALKLLGDDPDAPHMTAAREAVRKAGGAELCNSFTNFYLACLGQISWNAVPSIPPEVIWLPRWFLFHMDKVSAWTRTMILPLALVSALKPTRRLPRRLGIDELFISQRDRHRLTFLHRPEIEEQGFFSAATLFRMADKTIKWAERLGLTPLRRMAMRDALAWILERSGATTGAATDGLGAIFPPMVYIQIALNALGYPRHDPIVRHAERELDAFFIEAGEHIRIQPCFSPVWDTGIALYALCDAGLDASDPRIEQAAAWLRSNQCEHVGDWVRNLKPQDQARYLVGSACPRFPRESWTPGVEAGWTASAHALVTPPPRPRPPAGWCFEYHNAWYPDVDDTAMVAMALRRAGGAANHESARRGVEWILDMQNDDGGWAAFDRTVDRPILELIPFADHNAMQDPSCPDITGRVLECLAWHGYTKDHPAVAKAIRYIRSRQEPDGCWFGRWGVNYIYGTWQAVIGPIRTGVHRDEPWVQRAGKWIKSIQQPDGSFGESADTYEMPIARGQGIPTASQTAWASMVLFEIFGPHDPDLSRAIQWLMKTQMTPEQAANRAWNVDGDRAGSWRELEYTGTGFPRVFYLRYHLYRLYFPLMALARYRRSVKPLPGGLPHLARMRVPVPAAG
- a CDS encoding monovalent cation/H(+) antiporter subunit G, with translation MTIADVIIVVLVLLGCGFGLLAAVGVVRMPDLYTRMQSATKAGTLGVVCVVLAAAIHFGSAAVAVEAMMVVLFFFATAPIASHLIGRASYRAGVPLWSRTTRNDLAAGEPPTTPGRAPMPPKG
- a CDS encoding Na+/H+ antiporter subunit E — encoded protein: MTLGTNLLMALLWAALIGPFTPSNLLIGFVIGYIVLWLCSPGGRRPAYARRTMAAAELAGFTFYELMLANLRVARYTVSRLRTLRPAVLRVPLEPDLTDTEITLLASLITLTPGTLTLDVSRDRSAMFVHFMHVEDDAQAIAAVKNGFERRILKVTR
- a CDS encoding Na+/H+ antiporter subunit D, whose protein sequence is MLLTLPILLPMLAAALCVTAWGRARLQAALATATMTAVTGMAVALLAMVRREGVQVVEVGGWAAPYGIALVADLFAAIMVLLGAIVGLAVTVYSIGATDDRRAAQGHYPLVLSLLAAVSGAFLSGDLFNLYVWFELMLLSSFVLLTLGGERAQLEGSIKYVTLNLVSSILFLSAVGLIYATTGTLNMAHLAQRLDGLNDPRLATALGALLLVAFGIKAAVFPVFFWLPASYHTPPPAVSALFAGLLTKVGVYAIIRSATLLFDQEHALLGEALLVVAGFTMLSGVLGAVAQNDMRRILSFHIVSQIGYMLMGLGLAIRVLGGASQDTERAMAAAGIALAGSVFYILHHIIVKTNLFLISGVVLRDRGTTELKHLGGLIRTHPALAGLFLVTALSLAGIPVLSGFWAKLALVRGGLETGAYVIVAVSLAVSLLTLLSMTKIWSEAFWGEPATTGPRTDGIEAPTGHRRAAMRGPVAAMALLSVMIGVGASPVYRLARETAGQLLDSSIYIGAVLPPGESSGSDGAGPVGGGEP
- a CDS encoding NADH-quinone oxidoreductase subunit K — encoded protein: MNLLLALSVGALFAAGSYMLLRRSLVKLVIGLALISHGANLLIYASARPVRGRPPLVEAGMMLPAEPHSDPLPAALVLTAIVIGFGIVGYTIVLIQRAYQDVGTDDLAAFTTTDR
- a CDS encoding Na+/H+ antiporter subunit B, with protein sequence MNSLIFRTASKVLLPVMVLLSLVVLLRGHNEPGGGFVGGLLAAAGYSLYALSHGGTEARRLLRLDPKRMIGAGLLLAALSGVPGLLTGAAYLHGFWLSFRPPGFPEALKAGTPLLFDVGVFLVVLGGTLLMVLSLEESRHEPAAGA
- a CDS encoding DUF4040 domain-containing protein, whose protein sequence is MMTASIGILTLLAVIAPVAWRWSPRFALPAMATVIVLLGCAFVAHLPAVASGTAQVESWMWLPELGVAMSFRLDGLSLLFALLICFIGGAVVFYASSYLREHPRLGTFAATLIGFMAAMLGLVLADNLILLFIFWELTSITSFLLIGFEHERLAARKAALQALLVTGLGGLALLAGLVLLGVSAGGFEIGRVLDAPIREHGHYAVIVVLVLLGAFTKSAMAPFHFWLPSAMEAPTPVSALLHSATMVKAGVYLVARLHPVLGGTALWDHSLVIVGGATMLAAAFLATRQTQFKRILAYSTVSSLGTMMMLIGLGAAKAAAAYLLAHAMFKGCLFLVAGSITHETGEKEPHRLAGLRTSMPLTFAAAIGGALSMAGMFPLMGFVGKELMLKAGLEHVMWAAPLTAGMVLSAVLTVMAALLAGVMPFLGRASAATPGHDPDWLQLLGPIALAVGGVVAGLAPGLFAEPLVSATAGSIEGGAPPAVKLGAVGLLWPPTTATWLSIAALLAGAGLFMGRGVYARACAPLDEVARLGPARWYEGLFAGLLRLATAQTRLLQNGSMRAYLRVTLLTALGVGVAALIRSHLTVDLASAAHWPESWLDGAMVLAIVSAAAASTMQRTALASVAVIGVVGFVIALFFALLGAPDVAMTQFAVETLVVIIFVLVIFNLPRYRNLTSRGERLVDGVIAGSVGTMMAALTLMAASRPQPETVSTYFVERSVPEAYGRNVVNVILVDFRALDTLGEVFVIGVAAVGVFTLLRLRAGSPNGKGGAS
- the moaD gene encoding molybdopterin converting factor subunit 1 → MRITVLLFAHLADAFGVRSLSLDLPEGAMAGDVLEALIRRAPQAAPFRDRLAVAVDERYAPADQPLREGAVVAVIPPVSGG
- the trpS gene encoding tryptophan--tRNA ligase codes for the protein MTATELSTSSRPVGGKPRILTGDTPTGRLHLGHYVGSVRRRVELQDSHDCYIIIANMHAFTTRVDKPGEIRADTLEIVRDYLAMGLDPEKATIFLQSEVPAIAELTFLFAMLLPFNRVMRNPTLKTEIELKGLGDAYSFGFPLYAVGQTADILSFRPVGVPVGEDQVPHLELTREVARRFNQIYCKVSDQAEDDDHPSLGGVFPIPRADVGPVGRLIGTDGVNKMSKSLNNAIFISDSPKDVKKKMGKLYTGRMNPTDPGDINNALFQYVRTFIPDPERVKELERRYAAGDNIGDGHIKVEVADAINALLEPMRERRAKYEGRDDLVIDLLREGTRRANRVAEETLRMAKDAAGLGFWKRSVTVA
- a CDS encoding DinB family protein; this encodes MTFAQMTLPEFQHEMATTRKLLERLPEDKLGWKAHPRSNTIGWNACHLAEIPGWAVNILTEPFYDMNPTGREPYKTPNLTSRKAILDLFDANVAASAKAIAGFKDSALMETWQFKDHGQVLLEMPRAVAFRTWIISHTIHHRAILSVYFRLNDIPVPAIYGPSGDEQG